Genomic window (Opitutus sp. ER46):
CGCATTCGTCCCAAATACGGTCACTTCCGCGATTGTTCCGAAACGTGCGCGCAAGCTAGACTCTGCTGAACCGCGATCCTGCCTCGCGGCTCCGAAACGACAACGAGAACGACCGCCCCGGCCCCCTGTCTGCAGCCTCCCTGCCTCCGCTCCCACCACTCCATCCTCCCGTCCGCCCGTCCCCACTCACTCGGTCCCCCTGCCTCCGTTCCCCGTCCCTCCGTCCCCACTTTCACTTTCACTCTCGCTTTCACTCTCACTTTTGCCTCCTCCATGGCCGAATCTTCTGAACTCCTCGGGCGCGCGCCGGAACCGGTGCCACCGCACGTCGTGGAGCCTCGGCCAGTCTTCGTCCCCGATCCGGAGGCCCCGTGGCGGCGCTGGTTCGCGGCGCTGCTGATCGTCGCCGCCATCGGTCTCGCCTACGCCAACAGTTTCCCGGGGGCCTTCTTCTTCGATGACGATGCGGCAATCCTGCAGAACACCTCGTTGCGCGACCTCGGTAACTGGCGCCGTGTGCTGTGGCCGCCGGTCGAAGCCGGCATTGGTGGTCGCCCCCTCGGTAACCTCACCTTTGCGCTGAACTACGCGCTCGGCGGCTACAGCCCCGCGGGTTTTCACGCGGTCAACCTCGCGATCCATGTCGCGGCCGCGCTCGCGCTGTTCCTCCTCACCCGGCACACGCTCCGGCGTCCGCGCCTCGCGCCCCGGTTCGCCGCCCTTGCCACCCCGCTCGCCGTGGTCGTCGCCCTGCTGTGGGCACTCCACCCGGTGCAGACCAACGTCGTCGACTACGCCTCCCAGCGCACCGAGGGGCTGATGGCCGCGCTGTACGTGTTCTGTTTGTACGCCTTCGCGCGCGGCCTCGAATCGGGCTCGCGTGGCTGGACGACCCTCGCCGTCGCCGGCGCCGCCCTCGGCATGGCCACGAAGGAGAACATGGTGACGGTGCCGCTGCTGGCGCTGCTCTATGATCGCACGTTCGTCGCCGGCAGCTTCGGCGCCGCCGTGCGCCGCCACGGCTGGCGTCATCTCGCCCTCGCCTCCACCTGGCTCCTGCTCGCCGGCCTGATGGCCTATTCGCGGCTCAACGCCCGCGGCGTCGGGTTCGGCATCGGCCGCTCCGCCTCCGATTACGCGCTCACCGAGATCCGCGCCGTCGCGCAATACCTGCAAGTCGCCGCCTGGCCGCATCCGCTCGTCTTCGACTATGGGACCAACTTCTACGTGGGCGACTTCGCCGCAGTGTGGCCACAGGCGCTCCTGCTGTTCCTCGCGCTCATCGCGACGATGTGGGCCCTCGTCCGCCGCCCCGCCGCGGGCTTCGCCGCCGCCTGGTTCTTCCTCACGCTCGCGCCTTCCTCCAGTATCGTACCCGTCGTCCAGCAGCCGTGCGCGGAGAACCGCCTTTACCTGCCGCTCGCCGGCCTCGCCGCCTTCGTCGCCATCGCCGGTACGCGCGCCCTCGGCCGCCGCGGCCCGCTGCTGTTTGGCGCCGCGGCCGCCGCGCTCGGACTCGCCACGGTCGCGCGCAACCCGGTGTTCGCCAGCGAACTCGCCGTCTGGACTAACACCGTGGCCGTGAATCCCGGCAACGCCCGCGCCGCCAACAACCTCGCCAACGCGCTCCTCAAGCGCGGGCGCAACGAGGAGGCCATGGTCCACATCGAGCGCGCGATCGCGATCTCCCCCAACTATGCCGACGCCCACAACAACCGCGGCGTGGTCTTCCTGCGCCGGGGCCAGTTGCAGGAGGCCATCACCGAGTTCCGCGCCGCGATGAGGAACAAGGCGAACTACGCCGACGCCCACTACAACCTCGGCCAAGCCTACGTGCAGTTGCACCAACCGGCGGAGGCCATCGCCGCGCTGCGCGAATCGCTTCGGCTCCACCCGGGCAATCCCCGCGCGCTGAACAATCTTGGCATCGCGCTCCTCGACGCCGGTCGCGTCGACGAATCCCTCACGGTTCTCCGCCAAACGCTGGCGATCGACCCCGCGATGCCCGAGGCCCACTACAACCTTGGCAACTCGCTCGCCCGCGCCGGCCAGCCCGAGGCCGCGCTCGCCGCCTACGACCGCGCCCTCGCTCACGACCCGAAGTTCGCCAAGGCCCACAACAACGCCGGCGTGGTCCTGCTCCGGCTCGGCCGGCCCGCGGAGGCCGCCGACCGCTTCGCCGCCGCCCTTCAGATCAAACCGGAGTACCCCGAGGCCAGGCGCAACCTTGAGCTGGTCCGGCCGAGCGCGCACCATTGAGGCTCGCCGCGGGCGTCCCGCCCCAGCCTCGCTCCGTCGAGGCGTCTTCAACCGGGACGCGTCCCGCCGTGCCGCGCGCCCGGTGCGAGCTACGAGACGGTACCGCAATCTGCGGGATTGATGCGGGCCCGACGTCCCGCCACACCCAACGCCTCCCGGGCACCTGCCCACCAGCAACGCTTCGAACGCAGGTGCGTCTGTCACCTCGCCCCCGCCCCTCCCCTTGAACCTCCATACCTTGGACTACCTCGTGCTCGCCGCCTACGCGGTGGGTATCGTCACGCTCACGTTCATCGTTTCGCGCCGCCAGAAGACCTCCGAGGACTACTTCGTGGCCGGCCGCTCCATGCCCGCCTGGGCCGTCGCGATGGCGCTCATGGCCGCACTGATCAGCAGCAGCACCGTGATCGGACACCCGGCGACCGTCTATCAGAAGGGCATGATCCTCCTGCTGGGGAACGCCTCGCTGCTGTTCGTGCTCATCTTCGTCTCGCGCGTGATCGTCCCATTCTACCGCCACGTCATCGGCATGAGCGCGTACGAGTACATCGGGCAGCGCTTCGGCGTCGGCGGCCGGCTCTACGCCTCGGCCGGGTTCGTCGCCTCCTGCGTGTTCGATCTCGGGCTCACTCTCCTCACGACCGCGATCGCCCTGAACATCATGACCGGGTGGAACCTCACCGACGTGCTGTTCTGGACCGCGGGTTTCACGATTCTCTACACGATGATCGGCGGCATGGAGGCCGTGGTCTGGTCGAGCGTCATCCAGGGCTCCGTCCTCATCGGCGCCGCCTTGATGATGATCGGGCGGCTCGTTTTCGCACCCGAGGCCGGCGCCCCAGGCGCGGTCGTCGTGGAGGCCTGGCGCGACGGTCGCTTTGGTCTCGGCTCCTTCGAGTTCAGCTGGAAATCGCTCTTCGACCCGGAGGTCACGACGCAGTGGATCTTCCTGCTCGCGTACCTCGGCAACTGGTGCCGCCGCTACATCGCCGACCAGCACATGGTGCAGCGTTACCTGATCGCCCGCACCGACCGCGACGCCAGCCGCGGCGCCTTCTGGAACGGCTTCCTGTGCGTCCCGGTCTGGGCGACGTTCATGACGATCGGCGCGTGCCTCTACGGCTACTACAAGCTGACCGGCAACGCCGGCCCGGAGCTGAGTGACAACATCGTGCCGCATTTCATCGTGCACTACATGCCGGCCGGCTTCGTCGGCCTCATCCTGGCCGCGATCATCGCCGCCACGATGTCCTCGATCAGCGCCGACCTGAACAGCATCGCGACCGTGATCACGACCGACCACGTCGGCCACTTCGTCCCTAACATGGCCGACCGCACCCGGCTCCGCGTCGGCCGCCTCATGGTCGTGGTCGCCGGCCTGCTCGCGATGGCGGTGGCGTACCTGATGCGTCCCACCGCCGGCGCCGCCTCCGTGATGGAGCGAGGCGTGACCGTCGCGGCGATCCTCTCGGGCGGCATGCTCGGCCTGTTCTTCCTGGGCTTTCTCACGCGCCGCGCCACCCGCCGCGGGTGCTATATCGGCATCTTCGCCTGCGCGGTGTTCACTGCGTGGGGACTCCTCACCGAGCCGAAGCACCGCGTGCTGGACCTGCCGTTCAACTTCGAGATGAACCCGATCCTCATCGGCGTGTTCAGCCATGCGGTGCTCTTCGGCGTAGGCTACCTCGCCAGCCTCCTCTTCGGCGGCCACCGCCCCGAGAACGTCGAGCAACTCACCTTCCGCCGCGCCAGCCTCAAGAAAATGGGCTGAAAAGCTGAAAGTCTGAACGCTGAAGGAGGCGACGGTTGCCCGCGCCGCCCGCGTCGTCTCCTTCGCGCGCCTCGTTCCCCTTCGGTCTCAGCCTCCGACGTCAAAACCTGAGGTCACCGCGAGCCCAGCCACGAGAACTCGCGGTCGGCTGCCCCGACCTTCCTTGGTTCGAAACCGGCAACCTTCAAACCTGCAACCTGCCAACGTCGCACGCGCGGTTCAACGCGCCCCCGCCCACCCCAGGTTTTCGCGCCCCTTCGCGCCTTTCGCGGTCACCCTCCTCCGCCCCTCCACATTCGTCTCCCTTCGTGTGCATTCGCGGTTAAGTCCGGTTTGAACCGCGAACGGCCGCGAACACTCGCGGTCGTCTTCCCCAACCGTCCGTGGTTCGGAAACGGCAACCTTCAAACCTGCAACCTGCCAACGTCGCACGCGCGATTCAGCGCCCCCTTCCCCAATACCTAAGCTCACCGCGAACGACGCGAACCCAGCCGCGAAAACCCTCGGTACTCGCTCCCGCTCACGCCTTCGCACCCAGTGCCCGTCCACCCCAGGTTTTCGCGCCCGTTCGCGCCTTTCGCGGTTCCCATCCTCCGTCCCTCCACATTCGTGTCCCTTCGTATGCATTCGTGGTTAAGCCCGGTTTGAACCGCGATCAGCCACGAACACGCGGTCGTCTGCCCCGACCTTCCTTGGTTCGAAACCGGCAACCTTCAAACCTGCAACCTGCCAACGTCGCACGCTCGATTCAGCGCCCCCTTCCCCAATACCTAAGCTCACCGCGAACGACGCGAACCCAGCCGCGAAAGCCCGCGGTCCTCGCTCCCGCTCACGCCTTCCCCCCGGCGCCCGCCCACCCCAGGTTTTCGCGCCCGTTCGCGCCTTTCGCGGTTCCCATCCTCCGTCCCTCCACATTCGTGTCCCTTCGTATGCATTCGTGGTTAAGTCCGGTCTGAACCGCGATCAGCCACGAACACGCGGTCGTCTGCCCCGACCTTCCTTGGTTCGAAACCGGCAACCTTCAAACCTGCAACCTGCCAACGTCGCACGCGCGGTTCAGCGCCCCCTTCCCCAATACCTGAGCTCACCGCGAACGCCCGCGAACCCAGCCGCGAAAACCCTCGGTCCTCGCTCCCGCTCACGCCTTCGCCCCCAGCGCCCGCCCACCCCAGGTTTTCGCGCCCGTTCGCGCCTTTCGCGGTTCCCATCGCGCGTGAGCTGATCACTCGTGCTCTTCAGCCATTCGTGGTTAACCGAAGGCCTTGCTGATCATCCGCCCCTTGTGCCTTCACCCCGAGGCCCATGGGGCTGGACCGCGGGCGGTGCTGAACGATGCGCGTGGTTCGTTGGCTATGCCGCGTTCGGCTCAGGCGTGATCCAGCGTCACGACGGAATCGCGTTCCACCAGCGTGGGCTCGACGAGCACCTCCACGCTGAGCGGTTCATCCGGGTGCCGCATCCGCCAGAGCAGCTGGTCCACGGTGCGGCGGCCGATGAAGTCCGCATGCACGTCGATGGCCGTCGGCGCCGGGTTCAAATCCATCACCAGGGACATCTCGTTGTTGCACGAGACCACGCTCACATCGACGCCCGCGCGCAGGCGGCGCCGCTCGAGCGCCGAATAGAGCTGCACCGCCGCCCGGTCCGACGGTACGAACAGCGCGGTCGGCCGCGTCTTCACCGGCAGCTTGATCCAGCGGTCGACCAGCGTATTCACGTTGCCCTGCTGCGTCGTGGCCGGCAGCGGCCACACCAGCGGATCGCGTCGCTCGCTCTCCAGGATCGTTGCCTCGCAGCCCGCGCGGTCCGCGCAGGCCATGAAGCCCGTCTTGAGCCGCTCGAACTGCGTCTGCCCCGGCTTCGGGTTCAGGAAGCCGAGCCGCCGATGCCCCTTGTCGCGGAAATGCTGCACGACCAGCCGCGTCGCGACCGTCGTGTCGAAGTTGCAGTGGTCGCCGCGCGCGTTCTCCAGCCGGCCCATCAGCCACACGTGGGGGATGCGATAAACGTGCGCGAGCAACTCGCACTCGGCCTCGGGCGGCAGGACGCCCTGGTTCGGGCCCTTCAGGATCAGCCCATCAACGCGTTTCTCCGCCAGGAACGGCGGCACGCGGTCCCCGCGCGGCACGTTGGCGATCATGATATTCCGGCCCAGCCCGGCGAGCGCGTGCTCGATGCCCTGGAGCGCCGCGCCGATGACCGGCAGGTGCGCGAGGGTGTCCTCCATGCCGAAGATGATGATCGCGATGTTGCCCAGCTGCGTGGGCGCCGCCGGCGCGGCCGGTGCGGACCGTCGCTGGCGCAGCCGCGTGTAGTTCAGCTCCCGTGCCGCATTCAGCACGCGCGCGCGGATCTCGGCGTTCACGTCCGCGTAGTTGTTCAGCACGCGGGAAACGGTCCCGAGGGACACGTCCGCCGCCTTGGCGACATCAGTGATCGTGGCTGCCTTGGTCTTGGCCATGGAGAGGAACGTTAGGCGTGCGCACAGCCGGTTGCCTCCGCTGGGAGCGACAACGATAGCCTCGGAACGAGACGGATGACGCGGCGCATGAAAGAAGGCCCCCGGGGAGCCCGGAAGCCGGGCTGGATCTATTTCAGATGAAAGAAGAACCTGTCAATGAAGTTCATGAAATTATGTAATTCGCGCCGACTGCTCACCGCATCCTCCCTGCCGACCCAATCGCGTGTGAACTACCGCTTCCGCTGCAACGCCTCGACCGAGGCCTTCACCGGCGCTCGCGCCACCTCGTCCCATCCGACCACCGCGAGTGTCAGGTGCTCGGCGTACTGAGGATCGGCAAGCACCCAAGCATCTCCCCGACGCCAGACCGTCATCGTGCTCGGGGCGGGCGACGTCGAAGGTGTGATGATCATCCCGCCGACCCAGACGCCGCTCGCCGGCCAGATGCGGTCGGCTCGCACGACCTCGTTCATTTGCCGGTTGAGAAACACGTAAACGGGTGCGTCAGCCCGCCAAGTTTGCTGCCCCAACAGTAGCTCCGCCGCCGACATCACGCGCGCCACGCGCATGGTCACGTCCAGTGATTCGTGGGGCAATGACGTGCGTCTGGTGACCCTCCGTTCGGTCGAAACGGACTCCACTAGAAATGCAGAGCCAGCCCTCCGAAGGCACGCACCCTGGTGCAAGCCAATTTCTCCGAGCACCAAAGGACGCAGGATCCGCAACTGCGCCGTTAGTTCCAATCTCGGTGCCGCAGGGATCCGCGGCAGGAACCCCGCGCCACGACCCGACAACGTCAACGCCGTCGCACGCCGCTGCGGCGGCGGCCTGGAGGCCCGGGCCGTGAACCAGCGCTGCGTCTCGGGGTCAGCGACTGGTTCGGGCATACCCAGCGCATGACGGAGTGGCGCTTGTGATACCCGCCGCCCGAACTGCATTCTCAGCTTCGTCTCTGAGGCATCTGGCCAAACGAGGAGCGAGCGAGCCGAAACCAGTTCGCACTGGTAGATATCCAAATAGTGCGGCGGGACATCCACCTCGACGTCCAAGCGCACTCGGGTCGTTCGGTCAGGTAATCCGTATGCTGAGGCAGACCGGACCTTCACCTGCGGGTCGCGCACATTCTCGGTCTCCAAGCGCCAGACGCGCGAATTGCCCCCCTCCGTGCTCGCCTGGATCGCCTCTTCCGCGAGACGCCCGGCAAATCCGCTTCCGGCCAGACCCAGTACGAGCACCGCAACGGACAGCGCCGTTCGGCGGAATGTGTACTGCAGGACGAGAACGATCGCCGCGACAGCCGCGAAGACAACCAACGCCAGCTGCAAGACAGCAAAGGACCAAACAGCGCCTCCCGAGACGCCAACCACGAATCCACTCCAGAACAGCGCCCCGGCCCCGAGCGCGGCCGCTACCGCCAGCGACCAAATCAGAACCCGGCTAAAGGTGTCGGTCAGCGCCGCCATCGCCGCGGCAGGCAGCACCACGACGAGTTGCAGGAGCGCCACCCCAACGACCACCCCGCCCACTTGAGTCAAAGTCAGATCAAAGTACCACCACCATGGCCCATGCAGCAGGATCGGCACTGCGATGAGCCCGAGCAGCAGGACGCTGAGCTTCGCCGTCAGCAGTCGCCACGTGCCAATCGGGCGGGTCTGCCAGAAGGCCCGCGTTCCGACCACAGGGTCTTCCTGCACCACCATCGCCGTGATGAGAAACGTGAGCGCGGCAACGATTCCCTTCGGCCACGCCAGACCGGAGGCAATCGTCGGGAAGGTCAGCCCGACGT
Coding sequences:
- a CDS encoding tetratricopeptide repeat protein codes for the protein MAESSELLGRAPEPVPPHVVEPRPVFVPDPEAPWRRWFAALLIVAAIGLAYANSFPGAFFFDDDAAILQNTSLRDLGNWRRVLWPPVEAGIGGRPLGNLTFALNYALGGYSPAGFHAVNLAIHVAAALALFLLTRHTLRRPRLAPRFAALATPLAVVVALLWALHPVQTNVVDYASQRTEGLMAALYVFCLYAFARGLESGSRGWTTLAVAGAALGMATKENMVTVPLLALLYDRTFVAGSFGAAVRRHGWRHLALASTWLLLAGLMAYSRLNARGVGFGIGRSASDYALTEIRAVAQYLQVAAWPHPLVFDYGTNFYVGDFAAVWPQALLLFLALIATMWALVRRPAAGFAAAWFFLTLAPSSSIVPVVQQPCAENRLYLPLAGLAAFVAIAGTRALGRRGPLLFGAAAAALGLATVARNPVFASELAVWTNTVAVNPGNARAANNLANALLKRGRNEEAMVHIERAIAISPNYADAHNNRGVVFLRRGQLQEAITEFRAAMRNKANYADAHYNLGQAYVQLHQPAEAIAALRESLRLHPGNPRALNNLGIALLDAGRVDESLTVLRQTLAIDPAMPEAHYNLGNSLARAGQPEAALAAYDRALAHDPKFAKAHNNAGVVLLRLGRPAEAADRFAAALQIKPEYPEARRNLELVRPSAHH
- a CDS encoding sodium/solute symporter (Members of the Solute:Sodium Symporter (SSS), TC 2.A.21 as described in tcdb.org, catalyze solute:Na+ symport. Known solutes for members of the family include sugars, amino acids, nucleosides, inositols, vitamins, urea or anions, depending on the system.), whose protein sequence is MNLHTLDYLVLAAYAVGIVTLTFIVSRRQKTSEDYFVAGRSMPAWAVAMALMAALISSSTVIGHPATVYQKGMILLLGNASLLFVLIFVSRVIVPFYRHVIGMSAYEYIGQRFGVGGRLYASAGFVASCVFDLGLTLLTTAIALNIMTGWNLTDVLFWTAGFTILYTMIGGMEAVVWSSVIQGSVLIGAALMMIGRLVFAPEAGAPGAVVVEAWRDGRFGLGSFEFSWKSLFDPEVTTQWIFLLAYLGNWCRRYIADQHMVQRYLIARTDRDASRGAFWNGFLCVPVWATFMTIGACLYGYYKLTGNAGPELSDNIVPHFIVHYMPAGFVGLILAAIIAATMSSISADLNSIATVITTDHVGHFVPNMADRTRLRVGRLMVVVAGLLAMAVAYLMRPTAGAASVMERGVTVAAILSGGMLGLFFLGFLTRRATRRGCYIGIFACAVFTAWGLLTEPKHRVLDLPFNFEMNPILIGVFSHAVLFGVGYLASLLFGGHRPENVEQLTFRRASLKKMG
- a CDS encoding LacI family DNA-binding transcriptional regulator; the encoded protein is MAKTKAATITDVAKAADVSLGTVSRVLNNYADVNAEIRARVLNAARELNYTRLRQRRSAPAAPAAPTQLGNIAIIIFGMEDTLAHLPVIGAALQGIEHALAGLGRNIMIANVPRGDRVPPFLAEKRVDGLILKGPNQGVLPPEAECELLAHVYRIPHVWLMGRLENARGDHCNFDTTVATRLVVQHFRDKGHRRLGFLNPKPGQTQFERLKTGFMACADRAGCEATILESERRDPLVWPLPATTQQGNVNTLVDRWIKLPVKTRPTALFVPSDRAAVQLYSALERRRLRAGVDVSVVSCNNEMSLVMDLNPAPTAIDVHADFIGRRTVDQLLWRMRHPDEPLSVEVLVEPTLVERDSVVTLDHA